The genomic segment CGGCCGACGACAAAGGTGGAAAACGAACAGATGAACGGTTTCTTGCCGCACAGCGCCATACCCGCGGCTGTGCCGATCATGTTCTGCTCCTGTATACCCATCTCGAAGAATCGATCCGGATATTTGGATCCGAAAATCCACGACTGTGTGGATTTTGCCAGATCCGCGTCGAAGACGACAATATCGTTGTGGGAAGCGCCGAGGGCGGCTATTTCTTCACCGAAGGAAACGCGGGTCGCTTTGCTCATGGGTGGTTCAGTTCAGGTCGCGGAGGAAAGTCTCGATCTCGTGAATGGCGGTTTTCGTCTGTTCGGCGTCGGGTGCCTTGCCGTGCCAGTCGACAGTGCCTTCCATGAATGAAACGCCTTTCCCCTTCACTGTGTCGGCGATGATGAAGCTCGGCGCGCCGTCACCCCGGCGCGTGCGGCGAAGTGCCTCATCAATGGCCGCAAAATCGTGTCCGTCGATTCTTTGCACATCCCAGCGGAAGGAACGGACCTTGTCGAGCACGGGATCGATGTCCATCACCTCGGCGGTTGGACCGTCGATCTGTCCCTTGTTGTAATCCAAAATCACGGTAAGATTGTCGAGACCGAATTTCGGGGCGGACATCAGCGTCTCCCACACCTGGCCCTCCTGAAATTCACCGTCGCCGATCAGGGCGTAGACACGGGCGCCGTTACCGTCGAGTTTGGCGGCCATGGCCATTCCCTGCGCCATGCTGATGCCCTGCCCGAGAGATCCTGTCGACGCCTCGACCACGGGAAGCACCGCGTTTACCGGGTGTCCCTGAAGTGGCGACCCGAGGCGGCGCAGTGAGAGCAGTTCGTCGGCAGGGATGATGCCCAATCGCGCGAGCACCGCGTATAAACCCGGAACCCCGTGACCTTTCGACAGAACAAAGCGGTTCCTGTCCGGCGCGAGGGCGTTTTCGACGGTACGGTCGAGGTGACGGTAAAAAAGGACCGTCAGGATGTCGATCAATGAGAGTGATCCGCCAGGGTGGCCGGAACCGGCAGCGTGCAACATGCGCAGGATGTCAATGCGCATTTCATACGCGGCGCGGCGCAG from the Ignavibacteriota bacterium genome contains:
- a CDS encoding transketolase translates to MTREFSLTDLRRAAYEMRIDILRMLHAAGSGHPGGSLSLIDILTVLFYRHLDRTVENALAPDRNRFVLSKGHGVPGLYAVLARLGIIPADELLSLRRLGSPLQGHPVNAVLPVVEASTGSLGQGISMAQGMAMAAKLDGNGARVYALIGDGEFQEGQVWETLMSAPKFGLDNLTVILDYNKGQIDGPTAEVMDIDPVLDKVRSFRWDVQRIDGHDFAAIDEALRRTRRGDGAPSFIIADTVKGKGVSFMEGTVDWHGKAPDAEQTKTAIHEIETFLRDLN